The genomic window tttattattattatttatttaaagagGAATGCCTCTTGAGATGTGGCATCTCATTTTCAAGAGGGTCCTCGATAGGACTGGACAAAGACAAAGGTACAAGGACAAGatactacagtacagtacaatacaacatacacattcactcacatacagtacagcccccttcccccacccccaacagctCCCATTCCcaaaaaatacatacatatacacatatatacaacaaGCATACATCTTCATatccacatatatacatacagagacacatatatgcatgcgcacagtacatacatacacatatacgaaAATATAGACACGTACGCTCACATATCTATAACAGAGCATATTGACAGatcaaagacacacaaaaaagcatTAATGAAAACAATTACAACGGTTATTTGCTTTCAGATATGTGAACAAAGATGTCTTGAAGCGACTCAAAGATGTAATTGATCATCCTCCCATTGTGCTACCGACTGCTGGGTTCCATATCGActtggagggagagagcgtggaGGAGCCCTTATACAGACAGCTGCTCTACGTCAAGCACTTCCTTTGGGGACTCTGCCAGGtacagtaccacacacacacacacacacagtcattcacgcacacacacaccacacacacacacacacagccattcacgcacgcacacacacatctgtactGTAACACAACTGTAACACAAGCACAGATGACAAAGTACAACAAAGCTGCCGATATATTATGTGTGTTCGTCCATGCAGCATCACAAACACAAGAAACCCAATCATGTAAATGGCACAAAGGTACGATTTCTGTTTTCACAGACCTGGGATCAGCGAGAAGGTGATGAGCAGCAGGAGTGTTTTCACTCTGAGACGCAGAAAGAGagatctctctcctctttcagcTTCTGAGAGAGCAGGctattatgtttgtgtgtgtgtgtgtgtgtgtgtgtgtgcgcgtgcgcgtgcgcgtgcgcgtgtgcgtttCCTGTGCAAAAGTGGGCGATTTCACACATGgtcttcactttttccaccGACATAAACATGAAAACATAAAAATTAAAGTTGACTTCTAAATGTTGAGCGTGGAAGCGTGTGTCAGATAGAAACACATACAACCAGTTTACAACCTGGTGCCACCTAGTGATGAGATAGAGGAACTtccagcaaaaaaacaaaacaaatgagttTAGCCTGTTGACAAACCTGCTGAAAACAAAGTAACAGCAAGACATATCTTATAATATACATTaattagatgtaccgcatagcggtacaaaatatgaccgccgctcagtcctgtacatccattccgcgaaaataaattatattaatgaatttgtctccatcttctactccatcccccactcttgaaacttttgtgtatgcttgtttggaatgtgtgtttgcaggccacacacaaagtagcctactggcgctgcaaaggtgaatagatttgtagcacttgccaaaaaatttgtagcattgttataaaacctttaaaatatctaaacaatcacaagtagggcagttcatcacagtccatccattgcaactggactgatggaaggtacacctgtaggctacattgtatttgggaaaagcagaatgtagcagcataatgtatttacttatttattattaaacaaaacaatccctgtcagttccatgcagttttcaacagctatcaagaagagaggtcatgtcatggatttttgtgaatgtttcttcatctacataagtttagtcatctagttcatatgatattcagctttattgtcaatgcacaaattaaataccagtagtctaaaacaaaatgctgttttacccagtggtgcaaataactgacatgtccaaaagggccttaatgaaatgcgttgctagactgttcatacacattttaacgggccaagttgaagagctactgtccgttattgtttgtgcaaataatatgctgatttatgttcccttgcattttgtaactatgaggtccatggttagtctggctttcgccagaccaggcttaatcttttaagaaatcgaaaaggaatcgccggcagatgaggctgagttcacccagcctagtccatagtaggtgcccgatagaaatattgtttaattttgcgattgagatatccacgcactggcgccaccccctgcgacgtgttcgcccccgttttcagagctattctaaatgcaaaaatgcatagagggagttatgacaaaaccgtgactgttaacaaactataagctatataaggtaggccctatgctaggcctattacacaacataaattgtcactaggctatgctggcgaccaaaataaaatctcctttgggaaccaatggcttacagtatcaagcggacttaagctgccacctcttggcgaaaagttttgcatatcagtagtaatacatttcacgcagctgtgtgaatcacggaaagtgatacttctaaatggaacccactgtacagtagctcaaggtctgtggctaaagcagccataatgaaagcgttcaATCactgtttggatacttcacacacacacacacacacacacacagacacacacacgtgttttagccagctaacttttaacatgatcttcatattcattgtgatgctatatggacctcatgcacatgaaagattaatatcatgccattatgttgtttaacacaccgtgaaataaagttcaccttacaactttgctgataacatttcaaataaatgacaGTTAGCGCATtcgcaaggatattgtgtaacgtataggctaggctagcctactgttgtttgtgtgtagttaggcccactgctagattttgacaggagcttgcgatatcgctttaaagtaagctacttgggctcacgcaagctgtcaaacactgtccactcatgtggtgcacccctctggtttatacatccagtgtttatcatatgttagctaactgtatctggatgtgttgctatcagagcaagacgttagagatggcgcatgacatgcagtgatgcctcgtataaaaaaaattattagaaaaaacgctatttaagcaccgaaatgaggcaccgaaatccacgttgttattcgatggagttactaccgtttgtgtcggcaccggtgccatattagaaccgtgtttcggtgcccaaccctaccgataaacattctcagatttatttcggcttcaagaagaaatgggaattacacgtcatgcagaaatcaccctacccttattagacgttctctgcggtaaactacagtcttgtatttgtaggaagcgtagtgtctttccaacccactttagattaacttccagcaaaattacgtctcactgcaacgatgcgccatctggtggacaaacgactacgtgacgccaatattggaaatgcagccaaattattatgatgaatatttggttttcctttaatcctactgaatttgtaattatgtatcggccgttgtaattgccgatactgatggtatgtgcgtgcctgtgtgtgtgtgtgcgtgtgtatatgtgtgcaccacgatctacaggccaatgagtgtacagtcactaaatgtacacataacttaatgtAGCGCCCCAATGCCGCAGTAATGGGCATGTCTCATTAATAAGTTCTATAACTCACTTGTTGGGACGCCCTGAGTTCTTTTAACTTATAAGTAGTAATTGTATTTTTTAAGGTTTTGAGATATAAGCTTCTATGAACTTGTAATCACTCTTTTTTAAGTATCTAAGATCTAATGAAAACATCAACACTTCAAAAAGTATTGTAAAAATATAAAGCTTTTACTTGGctaaaatataaatgaaattACATGTAGGTATCAAATCTTAAAGCATTTACCACCCTTCAGTTCAAAGGACAATATCCCAAATTGAATCTTTTTACCTAACTcaaatattatttaaatgatatacATCACCTTTAGGCACCTAGTGCTCTCACAGTCAAACCAATATTTCCAGTATGAAACTCTAAGATGGCGACCATGCATGAATTCGCCACTTGACTGAAATTAACGTGACTTCAAAGTCTATCAAACTGAGAAAATAAACCGTCACTGATACTTAAGTTATCTGTCCGACAACTCTAGTcagctaaactccactccaatGTCCTAGAGATAGAGCTATAACCGTGTAAACTTATGCTTTCTGCAGCGAGATCAGAGAAGCCATCCGCTTGCTTTCatctttcttcttcctcctccactctaTTCTTTTCGTGGCAACAGGTTCCGGTGCAAAGGTCAACTTAAACTTCATAACCAATAAACTTACAGAaagtaaaatattcaaatacaTTTCGGCATAGTACATTCCAAAACATTTGTAATTATTTATTAATATTTTTAATGTAAAGGTAAGGctacattatttttttaaaccccCTCAtgaatgaaattctacgaaacttggcctACCTCCAGAGAAGGTTAATCATGCTTAATAATGctaggttaatcatacacataaaatttggtgcagttctgaacatcttaactgaagagagcgGCGATTAAAgtagaatgatattgcattttcattttttacccgggggggggggggggtgcaaatcacaaatgagtgattatgggctaggttgatgtgggcccttgagaccaacaaaCCATAACattttcttcatcctcggtgccacggttcatgtagttatttaggaaaaactgcattttttgggtttctgGGGGCCCAGTGCGGGGGGGGAGTgggaccaaacgaaatttttccgtaaaagtctagtggggctacatacccaccaaattgccccggtggttcggtgtcccgggtatcgttgaccaaaaattcaggaagtagatgacggggaaaaaaaaaaaaaactttgacaatcccaaTTTGACCGCTTCGCTtagcggtggtcataataatagCACACATGGACAATCAGAaggtttctatttttttttttattcaaaaaaAGTTTGCacgtggctatgtgtgtgtgtgtgtggggggggggggatggttctgtctgtatgtttggatgtgcatgtgtgcagtaAATAGCCTATCTAAAGTATTTGCAGAAATGGAGTAATCATAAGCTTTGTTTTTATTAATGTACAGTATCATTTCAAAGCATTCTTTTTTCAATACAGagttcagcctctctctctctgtctctctctctctctctctctgtctttctctctctctctctctatttttcagGCTTTTGATGGCTGTTTAGCTgattgtttatttgtatttataaaGCTGGAGTGTGTTGTGAATAATGTATCCTTCCACTGAATGCAGTGGTATGGCACATCCTGTGTGAGCACACTGCTGTTCTTTGAGACTCCCCATGGAAACATAAcattgatgttttgtttaaaaattttgtttaaaaatcATAAAATGCTATTTGTCTTGAGAACGATACCATGCCGATTATACAATAAGCCGTCATGACTTGGCTCAAAAAGtccatgacaacaacaacaaacaactaGATCAGTGTGTGATCAGGTCAGAATCATGACTAATTGCAATCACCTGGGTGTGCGGGCTGGGGGTCACGGGTACGTAACTTCCTTCCcgacaaacacaaaagaagctCTCCCAAATTGTTTGGTACGCAAGTTGCTCGTCGCTGGTCGGTACAAACCGTGCACTTCATGCTGGGTTTTGGTTGCGAACAACTCCCTCGCTGTGGTCTGGACTGTCGTCTCCTTCCTACTCCTGTTTCCCTGTGACTACCAATGCGAATGCTGAACGTGGAGCTGACACActtccctcctctgctcctgttcCCCTGGGCTAGCTCGCATTGTGGAAAAGGCTGAGATCACAGCTGGCTGTCTATCACAGTTTGACCACTGTTTTCCCCCATTAGAGTTTCTTTTGGTATTAGTCAGTGTTAAACTAACAGcacttcaaagtcaaagttgGATGTACGGTATGCTCGTTTGTGTTGGTTTATTTTAATTGTTTTGTATGCTTGTCTGAGTGTGATACACTGGTGCATTTGCACTGTTTGCCAGGGTCTGTTACTCGACAAGGTGTAGTGCTGTTGCCATCCCTGAGCTGATATTAGCAGCCAGTTAGCGATTTCATACGGTAGACTGTTACTCCGAGGCTATTGAGACTTATCCCTCCCCCTGGCAATATTAGTTCTTAATGGGTTCTTGTAACCCCTGACTTAGCTTATCCACACGGGAGACTGTTACTCCTGGCCCCAGGTGGTATTAGTTCATATTGAGTTCTTTGTGACTCCCAACCTAGTTTCTCCACATGGTAGACTGTTACTCTTGGGCCATAGGGGTCTATGTCCCAGGTAGTATTAGTTCATTATAGCTTCTGCTATTCATTGTAGCTGTATCGGTAGCACTCCACTGGCGCTGAATAGCAtgtttgtcttgtttttgttttgtcttgtattgTTTCCTTTATTGAATGCCCCCTCCTTCCCCCTGTTTGCTAGTATGGCCTGCTAGGTCTATCAGGTAACACAGTTAAGGTACTCTAGGACTGCCGCCTTCCCCTAGTTTGCGGTGAGAGCACATTCTAGTGGTTGAGCGTGTACTGAACACCTATTTATACTCGTGTGGGTTGTATTTAGAAAGCTTGAGTgttacacttgtgtttgtgtgtgtgtatggccataGATCACTTTTGGGGCTGGGCAGCCATCCGAGGGTTACTGTACCTGTGTTAATTCAGGCCGTGTAGCAGCCACCAATCCACTGGGCATTTAATTTATGGTTATGtatattacattttgttttctttgattaTTTCGTGTTGTGTATTGTGATTTTGTTTCTATCTGATTTACCTACTGTACACCCCTGCCATCCGTtttaaacaaagaaaagaaataataaatataacattgTTTATATTACTGCCTCTGTCCTCATCCATTTAGTTGGATAAACCTGAGGGCCCTGTCACAAGtggcgctgcgagcagggtccATGAAGAGGctgttaaattattttttttctgtttgttttgatcttttgtgttgtgtgagtgaacATCTTTTACCATAGTTGCTAGTTAGCAGTTTGTGGAAAACAGTGGTTGAAGAGTGTGTTCGTCCCATTCCTGGAAGCAAGAAGGCCGGGCCGAAGGAACCTCTAATTCCCGTCGTCAACACCATTGCGGAGCGTTGGCGCCTGCATAGTGCTTTGTAATTGTGACTGCTGtcctttctgtatttttttttttttcttgtttgtttgtttgttccctCTCGTCCTTATTGCAGACTAAGTGTAAGGATGGACAATGAGGAGATGGCAGCTCAACTTAGAAGAACCCTGACTGAACTTGTGCAGCAATTGCAGGCAGACAACACAAAGCTTAGGGAAGAGGTCGCCCAAAGGTCAGTCCCGCCAACACCCGATAGTTTGCCAGGTCAGTCCCCTAGGCCTGGTCCTGTAAATGAGGCCGTTAGACCAGCCCCAACTGGAGTAGTAGAACGCTATGTGTATATCCCTCGTGAGCGTAAGTGCCCACGGTTCTCTGGGAGACTGTCTCATGATTCTTTAACGGTGGAGGATTGGGTGGAGGAGGCCCGCCGCCACTTATCTTCACGGCATATGCCACTTTCCGAACAGGCTTTGACTATTTTTGATTTGTTAGATGGTGAGGCCAGGACAGAGGTTAAGTTTCGCCCTGCTTCCGATAGAGATGACCCCAATAAGATCTTTGGTATACTTACCAGTATTTATGGTTGCTCCCACTCCTATATTAGTCTACAGAAGCAGTTTTTCCAGCGACGGCAACTTGCAGGGGAGTCTTTGAGGGAATACTCCCATGCTCTTATGCACATGATGGAAGCTGTAAAGAGGAGGAATCCGGTTTGTTTTGCTAATCCTGATGTGGTATTGCGTGATCAGTTCATAGAGCATGTAGGGGACAGTATGTTGAAATGGGAGCTGCGACGTCAAGTACGGCTCCACCCAACTATCACTTTCTATGATGTCCGTAGTGAAGCTATTCGTTGGGTAGAGGAGGGTGGGCACTCTAGTGACCCTAGGCCCCGTGCACATTCCTGTAGTACCAACGTAGTCCAAGAGCATGATGTTGACTCCAACGCAGTGTCTGTTAAGCCTACCAATTAGTTGACTGAGCTAAAAGAGAGTCTCCGTAAGTAACAGTCCCAATTAGACACCATTTTGCGCCATCTTGATTCCCCCTTGCTACCTGACCAGTCCATCCGTAGGCCACCTGTGCGTAGCTCTCGTtattagtgttaatttcgtcagacgagacgagaggaaatatgttcgtcgacgaccttttttttcatgactaagacgagacgatgacgagacggcagtaatgtcctgaaacactgactaagactatcttaagatgcattattgttgacgaaaaaatacgtggtccccaaactacggcccgcgggccggatacggcccgccacctcattttgggtggccccccaaaacatgtccgtagtatatatcatccggcccgcacgggagtacaacatcgtcaaactaaaaccaatttcccccattcattctctatggcgagtcttaacagtacacatgtaatactctttttgtccactggtggttgatttggcgctgttttgcgtttgccatcgaaaacggaatgaaatgtaggcctacctgcaaacaatgtaagaggcctatgctgactgcatcagtgctcaaagtatttttaaaaattatcaattaattgttaataactaactaacttctattcaagtcatctttctgggataattatttctattttttattcactcgttcaaatgttcatacaacgagttcacaaagttctcatcaggtgactgaaagttagaatggtggtcatttcagacaacttcagcacttcataaaattctcatagtttgagaactttaaattatttgtaggatattcacaacttgagctgtgtatgcaaagacacagaattcagagttcacacatttttaaataaaacttaaatctacttttgggaatgcaaacgtttttttattagtattatttaattttacactgatatggcatgatgacaatataaacacagctaacaatggtattaaattgcaatagcctatgactaaatgtaatagaatattcaactaaggtagactgctgttcacATGGTTTATGGTTACTgttttatggttactgatatagaactactccgagtctctggccctctcttggagccaggcatagtgagctggccctcggaagaaaaagtttggggaccactgaactagctgtaccgcagagtggtacaaaatatgaccgccgcccagtccagcacattttttccacaaaaaataaatcacgctgaaaggcatatatgattctaattgtctcactaaattgcattatccacactcaattctcactggtatctgctagacaacaagtaccaaaacatgattagttcatagatttcacatgtaaaattaattttatacaacgccacccccatcttgcctgttcataattctgagaaattcttgaattgtgtgcatgtgtgcgtgtacatgtttatgtttatgtgtgtgtgtgtgtgtgtgtgtgtttgtgtgtgtgcgtgcttgtgtgtgtgtctgcgtatgtgcctgtgtttgtgcatgtgcatgcatgcgtactgtacatatgtctactgtgtgagtatgtgtcatacgtatgattactgtgaatgtatgtgtgtgcgtgtgtatctgtttatgcacatgtgtgcatatggaatgggttaacatgaaccctggaggcaaacatacggaaaaaattggtccaaactctgttggtgtacggtcactaaatatacacataaattattttattgtaaggccccccatgaacgaaagttcacgaaacttggcatgcattcggagggtgtcataatgatccaacactttcaatttcgtgcagttttgaccatgtcagccagagatattttttttttgtgtttaactaggtggcgctatacatgaaatgagtgtttatggaatgggttgacatggccccttgagatcaacatacaaaaaaaaggtcctgctaaaccctacggttctcaagatattcacagaaaactgtgtctgccctaccctcctttcggggggtccagtccagcgggggggctacagatcaaaacgaaaaatgatggttccatgctatccatgtggggttacatgcccaccaagttttgtgtactccggtctttcagtgtcccgggaatccttgacagaaatttggacatgcgaaaaagaaaaaaaaaagaaaaagaaaaaaaaaagaaaaatctgactaaacctatatgaccgccgctttgctgcgcggcggtcataataacaaacAAGGACACAATATTTAGGCCACAAATTAGGCAGTTTATTCTAATAAAGCAATACAATGTAAATAAAGACAAACATTACAGAATAAAGCCACAATGTATGGAATTAGCGTGCAGTGTGTGCATGGATGAGTGGAATGTATGATGCTGCGTAATCTGCATAGGAGGAAAGGAACCTCCTTTAGATTGAGGGGAAGCCatattttaacccttaaaggagtacgggaatgttgggaaatgaacgttctaaagaatatctgggttcattgaattcaacatagaattttagaaccttcaattgttgcggaacttagaatgttcaaaaacctacacctttaagggttaaaggcgTGGACACACCAGAGTCAGATGTCTCCAatcccaataataataataataataatagtaatactaagctttatttgtatggcacctttcatacacagaatgcagctcaaagtgcacTACAATTGGAACATGTAAGACAACAGATACAGCCGAGCCATCAACCTTTCCACTACCACCACATACTCATCACCCGAACGATTACCTATGAGGTCATTACTGCTAACACTGACCAACGTTACATTGATGTTAATATACTATATTGCCATGATGTGGTTATAGAACCCAACGTTGTTCATCAGGCTAATTAAGAGTTATGTAAGGTGATGTGGAGGGTTGTTGAGTGGAATCCTCAGAGTTGTCCAACAGGCAACTGAGCAACACAGCACATGGGGTCATCAGAGAGGATTTGTGGGTAATTGTTCTGCACAGTCAAGAGCGGTGTCCAAGGGCACATCTGCTTCAGCGTATATGGGATCATCAGATGGGTTTGTGGGTAATTCCGTGGCTGGGTATGGGAGATCTTGAGAGTTTAGAGATACATCAGGGTTGGAATTGGGAGGGTTTGTTGATGATTCCAAGACAGAGTATATTGGGTTGTGGGAAATTACGGCGGACTCCGTGGTGGAATATGTGGAATCGTCTTGTGGGTCTGTGGCTGAGTCGCTGTTTGAGTATATAGGATCTTCTGTAGAGTTTGAGTATATAATCTCAGCAGAGCTGCTTCTGGGTAACTGTGCAAGGGAGTATGTGGAGTCATTGCAAAGATCTACGGGTAATTCTGCCAGTGAATAAGCATTATCCTCAGAGACAGAATTCGGCCCACCTGTTTGGGCTTGGGGGTGAGCTGTCTCACCAGAGGGACTCTTGGGTAATTCAGCAAGGTTGTAGGTGGGATCCTGTGGGTCGTGTGGCACCTCAGTCAAGGAATGCCTGCCGTCATCACCCgagaggattgtgggtaattcAGCAGTTGAGTAAACATCATCTTCAGTGGAGCCCAACTGATTCAACCGATGGAGAGAGGATGATGTGGACACAGAGTCAGAAGGTTTGTCGGCTGTAGAGTAAACTCCATCTGAGGGAGAGTTGCATACAGAGCCGTGACCTGGGCTTAGTGGTGGATCAGCTGAGGTGTATATGGGCTCCTCCTCAGAGGCAGTTGGCACAGCAGAGATGTATGTGTAATCATCAGAGAGGCTCATGGGTAATGGAGCGACCGAGTCGCTGTTGTCAGGGGAGACAAGGGTGAGATCTGGTGTCTCAGAGGGAGGAGGGTCACAGGAGGTCAGCTTAAACCCCTCGTCACACACTGGgatctgagagagagatgtgagagagagatagagtgagggaGAGCAATATGTATGGGTTGTGACAGAGATAAAGCAAGTGCTTTAGGCTCATTGGTCAAGATAATTGTGTTGAGTAAATACAGTAACTAGACTTTTGTTTACCTCTATGTGGCTTCTCTGGTTCGTCTGTGTGCTGTTTGGTTGAGTGGAAGGGTCTAAACAGGACAAGAACCATAAACACGGTCACTGCATACTCAAAACATTGAACCTTGTATTCAGCATATCAACTGCACCACAgagagcagggtgtgtgtgtgtgtgtgtgtgtgtgtgtgtgtgtgtgtgtttacctctgATTAGTATTTAGCACAGCTGAATATGAAAATGTACAACATTATGCATTTCTGCCACACTCACCATGTCTCTTGTATCCCCTGCACGTGTAAATACATATCAGTGGGAGCCCCACTGTCAGAACCACAGCAAACAGTGCCACAGATGCGATCACAGTCACGCCTAAGGGAAGAGCCAACAGTCATTATacagggaagaaaaaaaaaaccttaagaAAAGAaagtaaatatgtaaataatgaCAAAACCATCACATTCAACCCAGAAAGGAGGCTACTGCATAAACATAAAAgctaaagcaaaaaaaaaaaaaaaaaagaaagaaaagctcCAGTCACTGATGTCATAGGCTCTTAATAACATAACAACATGTGACGGCTGATTTAACACCACGAGCGAGACCTTAACCACAAACATTGAGAGGTCAGCTCAAGGCTCCAACATGCCAGGATAATTT from Alosa sapidissima isolate fAloSap1 chromosome 9, fAloSap1.pri, whole genome shotgun sequence includes these protein-coding regions:
- the LOC121719484 gene encoding uncharacterized protein DDB_G0271670-like, producing MARFIILSSILPVVSVLSSAPVTKLSTVSSSSSSSPPISSSSSAAAASPSLPSSSSSSSSSSSLSSSSSSSTTLPSTSQLTQSSPLSSTSSPLSLYGVTVIASVALFAVVLTVGLPLICIYTCRGYKRHDPSTQPNSTQTNQRSHIEIPVCDEGFKLTSCDPPPSETPDLTLVSPDNSDSVAPLPMSLSDDYTYISAVPTASEEEPIYTSADPPLSPGHGSVCNSPSDGVYSTADKPSDSVSTSSSLHRLNQLGSTEDDVYSTAELPTILSGDDGRHSLTEVPHDPQDPTYNLAELPKSPSGETAHPQAQTGGPNSVSEDNAYSLAELPVDLCNDSTYSLAQLPRSSSAEIIYSNSTEDPIYSNSDSATDPQDDSTYSTTESAVISHNPIYSVLESSTNPPNSNPDVSLNSQDLPYPATELPTNPSDDPIYAEADVPLDTALDCAEQLPTNPL